In Neofelis nebulosa isolate mNeoNeb1 chromosome 7, mNeoNeb1.pri, whole genome shotgun sequence, the following proteins share a genomic window:
- the LOC131517720 gene encoding B1 bradykinin receptor-like isoform X2 gives MFSSWRRHMFLSFHEDPVPTTATFGSPRMASRTLLALLSLNRSQSRPANATSCDDAREAWDLLHRLLPTLILAICACGLLGNLLVLSVFLLPRRRLNVAQIYLANLAASDLVFVLGLPFWAENISNRFRWPFGALLCRVVNGVIKANLFTSVFLVVAISQDRYRVLVHPMASRRRGRRRRARATCALIWMAGGLLSVPTFLFRSLAAVPELSDTCACVLLHPPGAWHFARMVELNVLGFLLPLLAIVFYNCQILASLRGRAEVGGTRSGGSAGGRTAGLLLTLVAAFLVCWTPYHFFAFLDFLFQVQAVRGCFWEKLIDLGLQYANFFAFTNSCLNPVIYVFVGRLFKTKVRELCKQCVPRSLRPVCPAQRKDILQLFWRK, from the coding sequence GTCGCCGCGGATGGCGTCCCGGACCCTCCTGGCGCTCCTGTCCCTGAACCGGAGCCAGTCCCGCCCCGCAAACGCCACGTCCTGTGACGACGCTCGGGAGGCCTGGGACCTGCTGCACAGGCTGCTGCCGACATTGATCCTCGCCATCTGCGCCTGCGGCCTGCTGGGAAACCTGCTTGTGCTGTCCGTCTTCCTCCTGCCCCGGCGGCGCCTGAACGTGGCGCAAATCTACCTGGCCAACCTGGCCGCCTCCGACCTGGTGTTCGTCCTGGGCCTGCCCTTCTGGGCGGAGAACATCTCGAACCGGTTCCGCTGGCCTTTCGGAGCCCTCCTCTGCCGCGTCGTCAACGGGGTCATCAAGGCCAACTTATTCACCAGCGTCTTCCTGGTGGTGGCCATCAGCCAGGACCGCTACCGGGTGCTGGTGCACCCCATGGCCAGCCGGAGGCGGGGGCGCAGGCGGCGGGCGCGGGCCACCTGCGCGCTCATCTGGATGGCGGGGGGCCTCCTGAGCGTCCCCACGTTCCTGTTCCGTTCCCTCGCCGCCGTCCCGGAACTGAGCGACACCTGTGCCTGCGTGCTGCTGCACCCGCCCGGGGCCTGGCACTTCGCACGGATGGTGGAGTTGAACGTGCTGGGCTTCCTCCTGCCGCTGCTGGCCATCGTCTTCTACAACTGCCAGATCCTGGCCTCCCTGCGAGGGCGCGCGGAGGTGGGCGGCACGCGGAGCGGGGGCTCCGCGGGTGGCAGGACCGCGGGGCTCCTCCTCACGCTCGTGGCTGCCTTCCTGGTGTGCTGGACCCCCTACCACTTCTTTGCCTTCCTGGACTTCCTGTTCCAGGTGCAGGCCGTCCGCGGCTGCTTCTGGGAGAAGCTCATAGACCTGGGCCTGCAGTACGCCAACTTCTTCGCCTTCACCAACAGCTGCCTGAACCCGGTGATTTACGTCTTCGTGGGCCGGCTCTTCAAGACCAAGGTGCGGGAGCTTTGTAAACAGTGCGTCCCTAGGAGCCTTCGTCCCGTGTGCCCGGCCCAGCGGAAAGACATCCTCCAACTTTTCTGGCGGAAGTAA
- the LOC131517720 gene encoding B1 bradykinin receptor-like isoform X3, with protein sequence MASRTLLALLSLNRSQSRPANATSCDDAREAWDLLHRLLPTLILAICACGLLGNLLVLSVFLLPRRRLNVAQIYLANLAASDLVFVLGLPFWAENISNRFRWPFGALLCRVVNGVIKANLFTSVFLVVAISQDRYRVLVHPMASRRRGRRRRARATCALIWMAGGLLSVPTFLFRSLAAVPELSDTCACVLLHPPGAWHFARMVELNVLGFLLPLLAIVFYNCQILASLRGRAEVGGTRSGGSAGGRTAGLLLTLVAAFLVCWTPYHFFAFLDFLFQVQAVRGCFWEKLIDLGLQYANFFAFTNSCLNPVIYVFVGRLFKTKVRELCKQCVPRSLRPVCPAQRKDILQLFWRK encoded by the coding sequence ATGGCGTCCCGGACCCTCCTGGCGCTCCTGTCCCTGAACCGGAGCCAGTCCCGCCCCGCAAACGCCACGTCCTGTGACGACGCTCGGGAGGCCTGGGACCTGCTGCACAGGCTGCTGCCGACATTGATCCTCGCCATCTGCGCCTGCGGCCTGCTGGGAAACCTGCTTGTGCTGTCCGTCTTCCTCCTGCCCCGGCGGCGCCTGAACGTGGCGCAAATCTACCTGGCCAACCTGGCCGCCTCCGACCTGGTGTTCGTCCTGGGCCTGCCCTTCTGGGCGGAGAACATCTCGAACCGGTTCCGCTGGCCTTTCGGAGCCCTCCTCTGCCGCGTCGTCAACGGGGTCATCAAGGCCAACTTATTCACCAGCGTCTTCCTGGTGGTGGCCATCAGCCAGGACCGCTACCGGGTGCTGGTGCACCCCATGGCCAGCCGGAGGCGGGGGCGCAGGCGGCGGGCGCGGGCCACCTGCGCGCTCATCTGGATGGCGGGGGGCCTCCTGAGCGTCCCCACGTTCCTGTTCCGTTCCCTCGCCGCCGTCCCGGAACTGAGCGACACCTGTGCCTGCGTGCTGCTGCACCCGCCCGGGGCCTGGCACTTCGCACGGATGGTGGAGTTGAACGTGCTGGGCTTCCTCCTGCCGCTGCTGGCCATCGTCTTCTACAACTGCCAGATCCTGGCCTCCCTGCGAGGGCGCGCGGAGGTGGGCGGCACGCGGAGCGGGGGCTCCGCGGGTGGCAGGACCGCGGGGCTCCTCCTCACGCTCGTGGCTGCCTTCCTGGTGTGCTGGACCCCCTACCACTTCTTTGCCTTCCTGGACTTCCTGTTCCAGGTGCAGGCCGTCCGCGGCTGCTTCTGGGAGAAGCTCATAGACCTGGGCCTGCAGTACGCCAACTTCTTCGCCTTCACCAACAGCTGCCTGAACCCGGTGATTTACGTCTTCGTGGGCCGGCTCTTCAAGACCAAGGTGCGGGAGCTTTGTAAACAGTGCGTCCCTAGGAGCCTTCGTCCCGTGTGCCCGGCCCAGCGGAAAGACATCCTCCAACTTTTCTGGCGGAAGTAA